A section of the Babylonia areolata isolate BAREFJ2019XMU chromosome 1, ASM4173473v1, whole genome shotgun sequence genome encodes:
- the LOC143294506 gene encoding uncharacterized protein LOC143294506 — MRFRRVPPGHWLGVLILLLAVCLSVAGVASPWWRVLDDRLCSSFEGLWQQCFRCWDRRMTCHFSGRDTGVWRAVQALQLLSLACVAGALLVSVACADRRRCTRGKCPAPSLVALIGGVAGLVSNLMFVGYTERHVRHAPLHHVYAWSFAMAVTGCLLSLLAALLLGVARALCSPRYTSQPAAPYWPYHHYSISVDSDGLPHYLPYPAPSPSPSPYPGIQMGIGAVSSSSSSASEKRKLFEQYRQGPVQQRTEEEKVPPDVPGFLPACIMSLDNGRGGAGEEKAAPGNVSSGADRPPEYHEIERRSIGDSRQTDENQAADSRTAQPEPQPTDQASGPSLNEDGSPSVPDQSQHNTESTSPAVVLTIDLPDQPDGSHLKERTTTVFTVEKAFRESCGTGDSRRELGGVPSRQK, encoded by the exons ATGAGATTTCGGCGCGTGCCCCCGGGTCACTGGCTGGGGGTGTTGATCCTGCTGCTGGCGGTGTGCCTGTCGGTGGCCGGGGTGGCCAGCCCCTGGTGGCGCGTGCTGGATGACCGCCTCTGCTCCTCCTTTGAAGGGCTGTGGCAGCAGTGCTTCCGGTGCTGGGACAGGAGGATGACGTGCCACTTCTCGGGAAGGGACACAG gtgtgtggagagccgTCCAGGCCCTACAGCTGCTGTCCCTGGCCTGTGTGGCTGGAGCCCTGCTGGTGTCTGTGGCCTGTGCGGACAGGAGGCGGTGTACCCGGGGGAagtgccccgccccctccctggtGGCTCTCATTGGAG GCGTGGCGGGGCTGGTGTCCAACCTGATGTTCGTGGGCTACACAGAACGGCACGTGCGGCACGCACCCCTGCACCACGTGTACGCCTGGTCCTTCGCCATGGCGGTGACGGGCTGCCTGCTGTCTCTGCTGGCCGCCCTGCTGCTGGGCGTGGCCCGGGCGTTGTGCTCTCCCCGCTACACGTCCCAGCCCGCCGCTCCCTACTGGCCCTACCACCACTACAGCATCAGTGTGGACTCTGACGGCCTGCCCCACTACCTgccctaccccgccccctccccctccccgtccccctaccCGGGGATCCAGATGGGGATCGGCGccgtgagcagcagcagcagcagcgcctcTGAGAAGCGGAAGCTGTTCGAGCAGTACCGGCAGGGACCAGTGCAGCAGcggacagaggaggagaaggttccCCCCGACGTCCCTGGCTTCCTCCCGGCCTGCATCATGTCTCTGGACAACGGGCGGGGCGGAGCTGGTGAGGAGAAGGCCGCCCCAGGCAACGTTTCGTCCGGAGCCGACAGACCCCCGGAATATCACGAGATCGAGCGAAGAAGCATCGGCGACTCCCGTCAGACTGATGAGAACCAAGCAGCGGACAGTCGGACTGCACAGCCTGAGCCTCAGCCCACGGACCAAGCCAGCGGTCCCTCACTGAACGAGGATGGCAGTCCCTCCGTCCCCGACCAGTCCCAGCACAACACTGAGTCGACCTCCCccgctgttgtgctgaccatcgACCTGCCTGACCAGCCAGACGGCAGCCACTTGAAGGAGAGAACGACCACCGTGTTCACCGTGGAGAAGGCTTTCCGCGAGTCGTGTGGAACCGGGGATTCCCGAAGGGAGCTGGGCGGGGTCCCTTCGCGTCAGAAGTAA
- the LOC143294522 gene encoding uncharacterized protein LOC143294522, whose amino-acid sequence MGVNSFQARPLSYKVSAVLSIISWLLLLVGVASPYWHQSAGGTTYGGLWSRCDADSGSCTDQTAEATEGWWVGVQVLEALSLLCVTVSCSALLFENCFSQVTAPFLLHQLTGLLGGLLGIIGCILFVAKTEPLSEDVFTTYSWSFYFAILGDAVFFLFTIVIIVGGKTARKSHSLHQADNTVSPGPVRRFSHLWARESPATPEGARRAMATAKSRDAEAASFPAVEAPSTLQPVYEAKNSSVVAGQAENEDED is encoded by the exons atgggtgTCAACAGTTTCCAGGCACGCCCCCTCAGCTACAAGGTGTCAGCCGTGCTGTCAATCATctcctggctgctgctgctggtgggcGTGGCCAGCCCCTACTGGCACCAATCAGCGGGCGGCACGACCTACGGGGGTCTGTGGAGCCGCTGTGATGCTGACTCTGGGTCCTGCACTGACCAGACCGCTGAGGCCACAGAGG ggtggtgggtgggggtgcaggtgCTGGAGGCCCTGTCGTtgctgtgtgtgacggtgtcGTGCAGTGCCCTGCTGTTCGAGAACTGCTTCAGCCAGGTCACCGCCCCCTTCCTCCTGCACCAGCTGACAGGACTGCTGGGAG GCCTTCTGGGCATCATCGGCTGCATCCTCTTCGTCGCCAAGACCGAACCTCTCTCCGAAGACGTCTTCACGACCTACTCCTGGTCCTTCTACTTCGCCATCCTCGGTGACgccgtcttcttcctcttcaccatcgtcatcattgtcggcGGGAAGACTGCCCGCAAGTCGCACAGTCTGCACCAGGCCGACAACACCGTGTCCCCGGGACCTGTCCGCAGGTTCTCCCACCTGTGGGCACGGGAGAGCCCCGCCACGCCGGAAGGGGCGCGCAGAGCCATGGCAACGGCCAAGTCACGTGACGCGGAGGCTGCGTCATTTCCGGCGGTGGAGGCGCCGTCCACTTTGCAGCCAGTGTATGAAGCCAAGAACAGCAGCGTCGTGGCCGGGCAGGCAGAGAATGAGGATGAGGATTGA